A window of Acropora muricata isolate sample 2 chromosome 3, ASM3666990v1, whole genome shotgun sequence contains these coding sequences:
- the LOC136912266 gene encoding nuclear receptor subfamily 2 group F member 5-like, with the protein MEICSVCGDHSTGRHYGANTCEGCKLFFKRSIKKQLYYTCRVTGCCPVNKRYRNSCQYCRMKKCLRVGMKREAVQQTRAQDFEKGRRRTRRHQTKSDIRRETDFVSLSDFVCHLQAVEPYQTPRTSKNEARSTSEESDAYVVDSANAAPKLAVSENTTEIAARLLFMSIHWAKDVRHFSELSHFDQVVLLQENWYKLFVINLVQWAMPFEIAPLVADVVEKTPSQHLDGFLHNLGKLNEVVCKFLHLELDRAEFCLIKALALFNPDIDQLTDAVQVQAVQNKTRNALEEYLRMHRAHAPNRLGQLLIKLTSICAVDPKMLEHVFFNKLIGGAAINGLVDDILRANYLSSHSNAKSTTTV; encoded by the exons ATGGAAATCTGTTCCGTGTGCGGCGACCATTCCACAGGAAGACATTACGGCGCAAATACATGTGAAGGCTGCAAGTTATTTTTCAAGCGAAGCATTAAAAAACAATTGTATTACACTTGTAGGGTGACTGGATGTTGTCCAGTAAACAAACGATATCGAAACAGTTGCCAGTACTGCAGAATGAAGAAATGTCTCAGGGTAGGAATGAAAAGAGAAG CTGTCCAGCAAACCAGAGCTCAAGATTTTGAAAAAGGGAGGAGGAGAACTCGCCGTCATCAAACGAAGTCAGACATTCGTAGAGAGACCGATTTCGTTTCATTGTCCGATTTCGTTTGTCACCTTCAGGCGGTTGAACCTTATCAAACGCCACGAACATCGAAGAACGAGGCAAGGTCGACCTCAGAAGAAAGCGACGCTTACGTGGTCGATAGTGCCAACGCTGCGCCGAAACTGGCGGTTTCCGAGAACACAACGGAAATTGCCGCGCGTTTGTTATTCATGTCAATACATTGGGCAAAAGATGTTCGACATTTTTCCGAACTGTCACATTTCGACCAAGTCGTTCTTTTACAGGAAAACTGGTACAAACTATTCGTGATTAATCTAGTGCAATGGGCTATGCCTTTCGAGATTGCCCCTCTAGTCGCTGATGTCGTGGAAAAAACTCCTTCCCAACATCTGGATGGGTTTCTCCATAACTTGGGGAAGTTGAATGAAGTTGTTTGCAAGTTTCTTCACCTTGAGCTAGACAGAGCCGAATTTTGCCTTATAAAAGCATTGGCGCTTTTCAACCCAG ATATCGATCAATTGACAGATGCCGTACAAGTTCAAGCCGTTCAGAATAAGACTCGAAATGCCTTGGAAGAATATCTTCGCATGCACAGAGCGCATGCACCGAATCGCCTTGGCCAGCTTCTCATCAAACTCACATCTATTTGCGCCGTGGACCCTAAAATGCTTGAACATGTGTTTTTCAATAAGTTGATTGGAGGAGCTGCCATTAACGGTCTGGTGGATGATATTCTAAGAGCTAACTATCTTAGCTCTCATTCAAATGCTAAAAGCACAACAACAGTTTAA